In Procambarus clarkii isolate CNS0578487 chromosome 6, FALCON_Pclarkii_2.0, whole genome shotgun sequence, one DNA window encodes the following:
- the LOC138356075 gene encoding resuscitation-promoting factor RpfA-like — MVNNYPLCYAADDPAADGPAGSVPAEHVPWGPTPPADVAPDDDPAADGPAAMGPNPAADVPADVVPGPADGTAGSVPAEHVPWGPTPPADVAPDDVPAAEGPAATGPDPAADVVCYMVPADGLAADGPAEHVPWGPSPAADVV; from the exons ATGGTTAATAATTACCCGTTATGTTATGCTGCTGATGacccagcagctgatggcccagctggtagtgttccagctgagcatgtCCCCTGGGGGCCAACCCCGCCCGCTGATGTGGCCCCagacgatgatccagcagctgatggcccagctgCCATGGGGCCCAACCCAGCGGCTGATGTTCCGGCTGATGTGGTCCCAGGCC CAGCTGATGGCACAGCTGGTagtgttccagctgagcatgtCCCCTGGGGGCCAACCCCACCCGCTGATGTGGCCCCAGACGATGTTCCAGCAGCTGAAGGCCCAGCTGCCACGGGACCCGACCCAGCAGCTGATGtggtt tgttacatggtCCCTGCCGATGGTCTAGCAGCCGATGGGCCAGCTGAGCATGTCCCCTGGGGGCCAAGCCCAGCTGCTGATGTTGTCTAA
- the LOC138354474 gene encoding gastrula zinc finger protein XlCGF57.1-like: MQSSMEKTFPQTTPIIKKMKTHQCPECGKVFTRLGDMKTHMLVHSGEKPHECPECGKVFTRLGSMKTHMLVHSGEKPHKCPECGKRFRHLKTMKTHMLVHSGEKPHKCPECGKVFTHLSHMKTHMLVHSGEKPHNCPECGKRFSRLGNMKTHMLVHSGEKPHNCPECGMRFRHLGSMKTHILMHSGEKPHMCPECGKVFTHIRSMKRHMLVHSSEKPHKCPECGKRFRRLENMKTHMLVHSGEKPHMCPECGKRFRRLENMKTHMLVHSGEKPHMCPECGKRFSQIGSMKTHMMMHSDERPFECDECGKRFRDRGSIISHMLVHTEERPFECDKCGRLYKSRKGIKAHMLVHLNDKPS, translated from the coding sequence atgcaGTCATCCATGGAGAAAACCTTTCCACAAActacacctatcataaagaagatgaagactcaccagtgtccagagtgtgggaaggtatttactcgtcttggagatatgaagactcacatgttagtgcattcaggtgaaaaacctcatgagtgtccagagtgtgggaaggtattcactcgtcttggaagtatgaagactcacatgttagtgcattcgggtgaaaaaccgcataagtgtccagagtgtgggaagaggttcagacaCCTTAAaactatgaagactcacatgttagtgcattcgggtgaaaaaccgcataagtgtccagagtgtgggaaggtattcactcATCTttcacatatgaagactcacatgttagtgcattcgggtgaaaaacctcataattgtccagagtgtgggaagaggttcagtcgtcttggaaatatgaagactcacatgttagtgcattcgggtgaaaaaccacataattgtccagagtgtgggatgaGGTTCAgacatcttggaagtatgaagactcacatcttaatgcattcgggtgaaaaacctcatatgtgtccagaatgtgggaagGTATTTACTCATATTAGaagtatgaagcgtcacatgttagtgcattcgagtgaaaaacctcataagtgtccagagtgtgggaagaggttcagacgGCTtgaaaatatgaagactcacatgttagtgcattcgggtgaaaaacctcatatgtgtccagagtgtgggaagaggttcagacgGCTtgaaaatatgaagactcacatgttagtgcattcgggtgaaaaacctcatatgtgtccagaatgtgggaagaggttcagtcagattggaagtatgaagactcacatgatgaTGCACAGTGATGAAAGACCTTTTGAGTGTGATGAGTGTGGCAAAAGGTTTCGAGATCGTGGATCTATAATaagtcacatgttagtacatacaGAAGAAAGGCCTTTTGAGTGTGATAAATGTGGCAGATTATATAAGTCACGTAAAGGTATAAAagcacacatgttagtgcatttgaaTGATAAaccttcatga